A genomic stretch from Candidatus Nitrososphaera gargensis Ga9.2 includes:
- the pyrF gene encoding orotidine-5'-phosphate decarboxylase: protein MSNSREPFRERIARAADAKKSPIVLALDLPTSKRNLPAFAAKTIRAVGQHICAVKMNFHLILPLSASEISRINKLVHSYGLQSIADIKLNDIENTNEVAIDHLTRMGFDAVIANPFIGKGGLAALVQKAHKAGAGVIALVYMSHPGAKEGFGLEVGGRGLYSEFLERATGAGADGIVVGATQLDILRQVAKQQLPVYSPGIGAQGGDAEQAIRSGADYLIIGRSIVEAAQPAKVAKEIQSRILLSVRK, encoded by the coding sequence ATGAGTAACAGCAGGGAGCCATTTCGTGAAAGGATCGCAAGAGCCGCCGATGCCAAGAAGAGCCCGATAGTGCTAGCGCTTGACCTGCCGACAAGCAAACGCAACCTGCCGGCATTTGCGGCAAAAACTATCCGCGCAGTAGGACAACATATTTGCGCAGTCAAGATGAATTTCCACCTTATCCTTCCGCTATCTGCATCTGAAATATCGCGGATAAACAAGCTTGTGCATTCCTATGGCCTGCAGTCGATTGCAGACATCAAGCTGAACGACATTGAAAACACGAACGAAGTCGCTATCGATCATCTGACAAGGATGGGCTTTGACGCCGTCATAGCAAATCCCTTTATCGGCAAGGGAGGGCTGGCGGCGCTTGTGCAAAAGGCGCACAAGGCAGGTGCCGGCGTCATTGCACTGGTCTATATGAGTCACCCAGGCGCAAAGGAGGGCTTTGGGCTCGAGGTCGGCGGGAGGGGTCTGTACAGTGAATTTCTTGAAAGGGCAACAGGAGCGGGAGCCGACGGCATTGTCGTGGGCGCAACCCAGCTTGATATTTTAAGGCAGGTAGCAAAGCAGCAGTTGCCAGTGTATTCGCCAGGGATAGGGGCGCAGGGCGGCGACGCAGAGCAGGCAATCAGGAGCGGAGCCGACTATTTGATAATTGGAAGGTCGATAGTGGAGGCCGCACAGCCGGCCAAAGTAGCAAAGGAAATCCAGAGTAGAATTTTATTATCTGTACGCAAGTGA